A region of Dictyostelium discoideum AX4 chromosome 1 chromosome, whole genome shotgun sequence DNA encodes the following proteins:
- the nhp6 gene encoding HMG1/2 box-containing protein (Similar to high mobility group) has product MSSSDESGSSSSESEKKVKKTPVKKPKKEPKVSKKGKKEGKKTKKKPKDENAPRRYLSPFIFFSKDHRSVIKNSHPNCSFGEIGSLLGQEWAKISAEDKKKYEKLAAEDKKRWELEKKNYDEKLKTQSQAESSSDSSDESD; this is encoded by the coding sequence ATGAGCTCATCTGATGAATCAGGATCATCATCCTCAGAATCTGAAAAGAAAGTAAAGAAGACCCCAGTCAAGAAGCCAAAGAAGGAACCAAAAGTTTCCAAAAAGGGTAAGAAAGAAggtaaaaaaacaaagaagaAGCCAAAGGATGAAAATGCTCCACGTCGTTATTTATCACCATTCATCTTTTTCTCAAAGGACCACAGATCAGTAATCAAAAACTCTCATCCAAACTGTTCATTTGGTGAAATCGGTAGCTTATTAGGTCAAGAATGGGCTAAAATCTCTGCAGAGGACAAAAAGAAATACGAGAAATTAGCCGCTGAAGATAAGAAGAGATGGGAACTCGAAAAGAAAAACtatgatgaaaaattaaaaacccAAAGTCAAGCAGAATCTTCATCCGATAGTTCTGATGAAAGTgattaa
- a CDS encoding hypothetical protein (Similar to Homo sapiens (Human). dentin sialophosphoprotein), translating into MADVEPLLSKGYYMPRNYICDQPPIQSLHNPQIIHDNNNNNNNNNNNNNNNNNNNNNNNNNNFNTNNNSFNNNLCNNNNNLNTSFNSSNNNNNNNNNNNNNNNNNNSNNNNNNNIINNNNNNNNNNNNNNNYSTNFQSNNTFICPISNDNSSGGMESRFLTNSNSNSVNSKKRSIDLIQPTNYDDSIHKKFFIDHHNNNNNNNNNNNNNNNNNNNNNNNNNNNNNNNNNNNNNNNNNNNNNNNNNNNLKLNNNSNCNNSISEQNDQNSKQIDYIKHCNNSNSYISQQECKEVIYYDEPYFSSSNSSSPYVFFNSRVPKSFSQFDDSSNNNNNNNNNNNNNNNNNNNNNNNNNNNNNSNNSNGNSNSNNNSIYSNLNSGGSCSSNNSTSPSSTRKTSSTLSTIPQLQQQQQQQQQQLQQLQQQQQLQQLQQQLQQQLQQHQNMQTAQQQLQQQQLQQHQLQKQLPQHFHNIQQQQQKNQLQNTQKPNNNIQKNININRNKKIPQQTNKSTPKNTILPNITNNNNNNNNNNNNNKNNTNNNSNNSNNNNSISNSNNNNNNNNNNNNNNNNNNNNNINNINNNINNSNNNINNSNTNNNNNNNSNNNSNNNNNNNNQHHSNPSISGIPFLSISDHNNHFKPITKEFLNLTNNFPSTHFRSQNNPTWTKTRPHYSLSPFLPIEREVLNNYNYNNNNNNNNNNNNNNNNNNNNNNNNNNNNNNNSNNNSNNNGINGNSSGINNNLSNNNNCIQNNISNNNNSNNSNSNNNNNNSNNANNTNNNNNSNNANNTNNNNNSNNTNNTSNNNNNNNNNNNNNNNNNSNNNSNNKKKKRSQGYCECCNTEFEVLKVHLESKEHKSFADKDKNYAKIDSIILSISTNSTTSIDRAWH; encoded by the exons ATGGCTGATGTTGAACCTCTTTTAAGTAAAGGTTATTATATGCCCAGGAATTATATATGTGACCAGCCACCAATACAATCTTTACACAATCCTCAAATAATacatgataataataataataataataataataataataataataataataataataataataataacaataataataataataattttaatacaaataataatagctttaataataatttatgtaacaataataataatttaaatactagttttaatagtagtaataataataataataataataataataataataataataataataataataatagtaataataacaataataataatattattaataataataataataataataataataataataataataataactatagcacaaattttcaatcaaataatacttTTATATGTCCAATTAGTAATGACAACAGCAGTGGTGGAATGGAATCTAGATTTcttacaaattcaaatagcAACAGTGTAAATTCAAAGAAAAGAAGTATAGATCTCATTCAACCAACAAATTATGATGATTCTATTCAcaagaaattttttatagatcatcataataataataataataataataataataataataataataataataataataataataataataataataataataataataataataataataataataataataataataataataataataataataataataataataataataacaatttaaaattaaataataacagtaatTGTAACAATAGTATATCTGAACAAAATGATCAAAATAGCAAACAAATCGATTATATAAAACActgtaataatagtaattccTATATATCACAACAAGa GTGTAAAGAAGTTATTTATTATGACGAACCATATTTTTCGTCgtcaaattcatcatcaccatatgttttttttaattcaagagTACCTAAATCATTTTCACAATTTGATGATTcttccaataataataataataataataataataataataataataataataataataataataataataataataataataataataataatagcaataatagtaatggtaatagtaatagtaataataatagtatttatAGCAATTTAAATAGTGGAggtagttgtagtagtaaCAACAgtacatcaccatcatcaacaagAAAAACTTCATCAACTCTATCTACCATCCCACAactacaacagcaacaacaacagcaacaacaacaactacaacaactacaacaacaacaacaacttcaacagctacaacaacaacttcaacaacaacttcaacaacaccaaaacATGCAAACtgcacaacaacaacttcaacaacaacagcttcaacaacatcaattacaaaaacaacTACCACAACATTTTCATaatatacaacaacaacaacaaaagaatcaattacaaaatactcaaaaaccaaataataatattcaaaaaaatataaatataaatagaaataaaaaaattcctCAACAAACGAACAAGAGTACcccaaaaaatacaatattaccaaatattaccaataataacaataataataataataataataataataataaaaataacactaacaataatagtaacaatagtaataataataacagtatcagtaacagcaacaacaataataataataataataataataataataataataataataataataataataatattaataatattaataacaatattaacaatagtaataataatattaacaattcaaatacaaacaacaacaataacaacaacagcaataacaatagcaacaataacaacaataacaataatcaaCACCATAGTAACCCATCCATCAGTGGTATCccatttttatcaatatcagACCACAACAATCACTTCAAACCAATTacaaaagaatttttaaatttaaccaATAATTTCCCCTCAACCCATTTTAGATCTCAAAATAACCCAACTTGGACTAAAACTAGACCACACTATTCTCTCTCGCCTTTCCTCCCAATCGAAAGAGAAGTtttgaataattataattataataataataataataataataataataataataataataataataataataataataataataataataataataataataataataataatagcaacaataatagcaacaataatggtattaatggcaatagtagtggtataaacaataatcttagcaacaataataattgtatacAAAATaacatttcaaataataacaattcgAATAActcaaatagtaataataataataataactcaaATAATGCAAACAAtacaaacaataataataattcaaataatgcaAACAAtacaaacaataataataattcaaataatacaaacaatacaagtaataataataataataataataataataataataataataataataataattcaaataacaactcaaataataaaaagaaaaagagatcACAGGGTTATTGTGAATGTTGTAATACTGAATTTGAAGTTTTAAAGGTACACTTGGAAAGTAAAGAACATAAAAGCTTTGCCGACAAAGATAAAAATTATGcaaaaattgattcaattatattatctatttcaacaaattcaactaCTTCTATTGACAGAGCGTGGCATTAA
- the fszB gene encoding mitochondrial cell division protein, whose product MTILNRFCRTILLTNLELTNCGIRKNNSYKCRSFTHTINIDTNHIVPIHTQSNITLELFQPKISVVGVGGGGGNAVNHMISQSLEGVEFFVCNTDSQDLIKSNSINKIQLGPQLTKGHGAGANPEKGRLAAEESKNKIIQTFKDTDLLFLAAGMGGGTGTGSSPIIAKTIKEFKKETIIVGVVTVPFNFEGKRKEIIAKKGLEELSKYVDTLVVISNQNLLDASKSDIQLEQAFLMVDEILHTGIRSIANIINVPGMINLDYSDVVNILKNRKGLSRIGFGEASGEDRAYKAVHKAIKNPLIEIDDQKFTGLLVNISGGNDITLNEISKTINYLQQNADPDVQVFVGHTVDNSLLGKIRISCLFVH is encoded by the exons atgacaattttaaatagatttTGTAGGacaattttattaactaATTTAGAATTAACAAATTGTGGtattagaaaaaataatagttataaaTGTAGATCTTTTACACATACAATTAATATAGATACAAATCATATCGTTCCTATACATACACAATCAAATATAACATTGGAATTATTTCAACCAAAAATTTCAGTT gttggagttggtggaggtggtggaAATGCAGTTAATCATATGATATCACAAAGTTTAGAAGGTGTTGAATTTTTTGTATGTAATACAGATAGccaagatttaattaaatcaaatagtaTAAATAAGATTCAATTAGGACCTCAATTAACCAAAGGTCATGGTGCGGGTGCAAATCCAGAAAAAGGTAGATTAGCAGCAGaagaatcaaaaaataaaattattcaaacTTTTAAAGATacagatttattatttttagcaGCAGGTATGGGTGGTGGTACTGGTACTGGTTCTTCACCAATAATtgcaaaaacaattaaagagtttaaaaaagaaacaattatAGTTGGTGTTGTAACTGT accatttaattttgaaggtaaaagaaaagaaattatagcAAAGAAAGGATTAGAAGAGTTGAGTAAATATGTTGATACTTTAGTTGTTATATCAAATCAAAATCTATTGGATGCAAGTAAATCTGATATTCAATTGGAACAAGCATTTTTAATGGTTGATGAAATATTGCATACTGGAATTAGATCAATtgcaaatattattaatgtaCCTGGTATGATTAATTTGGATTATAGTGATgttgtaaatattttaaaaaatagaaaaggTTTATCAAGAATTGGATTTGGTGAAGCATCTGGTGAGGATAGAGCATATAAAGCAGTACATAAAGCAATTAAGAAtccattaattgaaattgatgatcaGAAATTCACTGGTTTATTAGTTAATATAAGTGGTGGTAATGATATaactttaaatgaaattagtaaaactataaattatttacaacaaAATGCTGATCCTGATGTTCAAGTTTTCGTTGGTCATACTGttgataattctttattagGTAAAATAAGAATTTCTTGTTTATTTGtacattaa
- the metap2 gene encoding methionine aminopeptidase 2, whose product MSEIQPKTEVPPKTVEEEEESDDEEDNTKVTEGGNPTGGEGAAKKKKKKNKKKKKAAPVASAADIIDSKPIPSGLVQTNPPTIPVSKQFSNGVYPMGEIQEYRDSNSYRTTSEEKRLEERIHANIYNDVRRAAEVHRQVRKYVQGIVKPGLGLTELVESLENASRTLIEADGLKAGIAFPTGVSLNHIAAHFTPNTGDKTVLKKDDVLKIDFGTHVNGYIIDCAFTVTFDEKYDKLKDAVREATNTGIYHAGIDARLGEIGAAIQEVMESHEIELNGKTYPIRSIRNLNGHSIRPYVIHGGKTVPIVRGGEMTKMEEGEFYAIETFGSTGRAQVIEDLECSHYMKTDYQTTVRLPKAKQLLQYINKNYDTLCFCRRWLDRAGEDKHILALNNLCDLGIIQRHAPLVDSKGSYVAQYEHTLLLKPTAKEVLSRGDDY is encoded by the exons atgagtgAAATTCAACCAAAAACAGAAGTTCCACCAAAAACagttgaagaagaagaggaatcagatgatgaagaagataacACAAAAGTAACTGAAGGAGGTAATCCAACAGGTGGCGAAGGTGcagcaaaaaaaaagaaaaagaaaaataaaaagaagaagaaggcAGCACCAGTTGCAAGTGCAGCAGATATTATTGATTCTAAACCAATTCCATCTGGTTTAGTTCAAACTAATCCACCAACTATTCCAGTTTCAAAACAATTTTCAAATGGTGTTTACCCAATGGGTGAAATTCAAGAATATAGAGATAg taattcaTATCGTACAACATCAGAAGAAAAAAGATTAGAAGAACGTATTCAtgcaaatatttataatgatGTACGTAGAGCAGCAGAAGTACATCGTCAAGTTAGAAAGTATGTTCAAGGTATTGTTAAACCAGGATTAGGATTAACAGAATTGGTAGAAAGTTTAGAGAATGCATCAAGAACTTTAATTGAAGCAGATGGATTGAAAGCAGGTATTGCATTTCCAACAGGTGTTTCATTGAATCATATTGCAGCTCATTTCACACCAAATACAGGCGATAAGACCGTTTTGAAAAAGGATGATGTTTTAAAGATTGATTTTGGTACACATGTCAATGGTTATATCATCGATTGTGCATTCACTGTGACATTCGATGAGAaatatgataaattaaaagatgcaGTACGTGAAGCCACCAACACTGGTATCTATCACGCTGGTATTGATGCACGTCTCGGTGAGATTGGTGCTGCAATCCAAGAGGTTATGGAATCCCACGAAATCGAACTCAATGGTAAAACCTACCCAATTCGTTCCATTCGTAATTTGAATGGTCATTCAATTCGTCCATACGTCATTCATGGTGGTAAAACCGTACCAATCGTTAGAGGTGGTGAAATGACAAAAATGGAAGAAGGTGAATTTTATGCAATCGAAACTTTTGGTTCCACTGGTAGAGCTCAAGTCATTGAGGATTTGGAATGTTCTCATTATATGAAAACCGATTATCAAACCACTGTTAGATTACCAAAAGCAAAACAACTCTTACAATATATCAACAAAAATTATGATACCCTTTGTTTCTGTCGTCGTTGGTTAGATAGAGCAGGTGAAGATAAACATATATTGgctttaaataatctttgtGATTTAGGTATCATTCAACGTCATGCACCATTAGTTGATTCAAAAGGTTCTTATGTTGCTCAATATGAAcatactttattattaaaaccaaCTGCAAAAGAAGTTTTATCAAGAGGTgatgattattaa